A genome region from Bradyrhizobium guangzhouense includes the following:
- the gltB gene encoding glutamate synthase large subunit, with the protein MNGSQFERGNIVAEELSATVASKTTDPIQEHNSRPKAEGLYDPSLEKDSCGVGFIANIKGQKSHEIVSDALSILCNLEHRGAVGADPRAGDGAGILVQIPHAFFSRKAKENKFELPAPGEYAIGALFMPRDTAWRNVIKSIIADQIKAEGLTLLGWRDVPTDNSSLGVTVKPTEPACMQVFIGRNGVAKTEDEFERRLYILRKSISQAIYQRRDRGLAGYYPCSMSCRTVIYKGMFLADQLGKYYPDLHEKDFESALALVHQRFSTNTFPAWSLAHPYRMIAHNGEINTLRGNTNWMAARQASVSSELYGKDISRLWPISYEGQSDTACFDNALEFLVQGGYSLPHAVMMMIPEAWAGNPLMDEKRRAFYEYHAALMEPWDGPAAIAFTDGRQIGATLDRNGLRPARYLVTKDDRIVMASEMGVLTIPEDQIITKWRLQPGKMLLVDLEQGRLIPDDEIKAELAKSHPYKEWLERTQIVLEDLPKVPTTGVRSNLSLLDRQQAFGYSQEDIAILMTPMAATGEEAAGSMGNDTPISALSDKAKPLFTYFKQNFAQVTNPPIDPIREELVMSLVSIIGPLPNLFDLQGMATTKRLEVRQPILTDADLEKIRSIPEVAESHFKPRTLDTTFHAGLGAAGMDQVLDELCARAEVAVREGVNIIILSDRMVGTDRVPIPSLLACASVHHHLIRTGLRTSVGLVVESGEPREVHHFACLAGYGAEAINPYLAFETIIAMKDRLPGSLDDYEIVKRYIKSIGKGLLKVMSKMGISTYQSYCGAQIFDAVGLKADFVGKFFAGTHTRVEGVGLGEIAEEAVRRHADAFGEAQVYKTALDVGGEYAYRSRGEDHAWTAESVGLLQHAARGNSLERYRAFAKILNEQSERLLTLRGLFRIKNAEEEKRKPVPLDQVEPAKDIVRRFATGAMSFGSISREAHTTLAIAMNRIGGKSNTGEGGEEADRFKPMPNGDSMRSAIKQVASGRFGVTTEYLVNSDMMQIKMAQGAKPGEGGQLPGHKVDATIAKVRHSTPGVGLISPPPHHDIYSIEDLAQLIYDLKNVNPTGDVSVKLVSEIGVGTVAAGVAKARADHVTIAGFEGGTGASPLTSIKHAGSPWEIGLAETHQTLVRERLRSRIVVQVDGGFRTGRDVVIGALLGADEFGFATAPLIAAGCIMMRKCHLNTCPVGVATQDPVLRKRFTGQPEHVINYFFFVAEEVREIMASLGFRTFNEMVGQVQLLDQTRLVAHWKAKGLDFSKLFVKQKEEKGQKIYHSERQNHHLEAVLDRTLIEKATPALDRGAPVKIEAKINSTNRSAGAMLSGVVAKIYGHAGLPHDTIHVGLKGTAGQAFGAWLAQGVTFELEGEANDYVGKGLSGGKIIVRPPANSGIVPEESIIVGNTVMYGAIQGECYFRGIAGERFAVRNSGAVAVVEGAGDHCCEYMTGGIVVVLGKTGRNFAAGMSGGIAYVLDETGDFDKLCNLSMVELEPVLSEELINAGTYNHSGDLEAHGRVDVFKNLLDSDVERLHVLISRHAKATGSKRAADILANWKEWLPKFRKVMPVEYRRALRELAANADAEPKI; encoded by the coding sequence ATGAACGGGTCGCAATTCGAGCGCGGAAACATCGTGGCAGAAGAGCTGTCGGCGACGGTCGCCTCGAAAACGACCGATCCGATTCAGGAACACAATTCCCGCCCCAAAGCCGAAGGCCTGTACGATCCGAGCCTGGAGAAGGATTCCTGTGGCGTCGGCTTCATCGCCAACATCAAGGGCCAGAAGTCGCATGAGATCGTCTCGGATGCGCTGAGCATCCTCTGCAATCTCGAGCATCGCGGCGCCGTCGGCGCCGACCCGCGCGCCGGTGACGGCGCCGGCATCCTGGTGCAGATCCCGCACGCCTTCTTCAGCCGCAAGGCCAAGGAGAACAAGTTCGAGCTACCCGCGCCGGGTGAATACGCCATCGGCGCGCTGTTCATGCCGCGCGACACCGCCTGGCGCAACGTCATCAAGAGCATCATCGCCGACCAGATCAAGGCGGAGGGCCTGACCCTGCTCGGCTGGCGCGACGTGCCGACCGACAATTCCTCGCTCGGCGTCACCGTGAAGCCGACCGAGCCTGCCTGCATGCAGGTGTTCATCGGCCGCAATGGCGTTGCCAAGACCGAGGACGAGTTCGAGCGCCGGCTCTACATCCTGCGCAAGTCGATCTCGCAGGCGATCTACCAGCGCCGCGACCGCGGCCTCGCCGGCTATTACCCCTGCTCGATGTCCTGCCGCACCGTGATCTACAAGGGCATGTTCCTCGCCGACCAGCTCGGCAAGTACTACCCTGATCTGCACGAGAAGGATTTCGAGAGCGCGCTGGCGCTGGTGCATCAGCGCTTCTCGACCAACACCTTCCCGGCCTGGTCGCTGGCGCACCCCTATCGCATGATCGCGCATAACGGCGAGATCAACACGTTGCGCGGCAACACCAACTGGATGGCGGCGCGCCAGGCTTCGGTGAGCTCCGAGCTGTACGGCAAGGACATCAGCCGGCTCTGGCCGATCTCCTACGAGGGACAGTCGGACACCGCCTGCTTCGACAACGCGCTGGAATTCCTGGTGCAGGGCGGCTACTCGCTGCCGCACGCCGTCATGATGATGATTCCGGAGGCGTGGGCCGGCAATCCGCTGATGGATGAGAAGCGCCGCGCCTTCTACGAATATCACGCCGCGCTGATGGAGCCGTGGGACGGCCCGGCCGCGATCGCCTTCACCGACGGCCGCCAGATCGGCGCCACGCTCGACCGCAACGGATTGCGGCCGGCGCGCTATCTCGTGACCAAGGACGACCGCATCGTGATGGCGTCCGAAATGGGCGTGCTGACCATCCCCGAGGACCAGATCATCACCAAGTGGCGCCTGCAGCCCGGCAAGATGCTGCTGGTCGACCTCGAACAGGGCCGCCTGATTCCCGACGACGAGATCAAGGCCGAGCTCGCCAAGAGCCATCCCTACAAGGAGTGGCTGGAGCGGACCCAGATCGTGCTGGAAGACCTGCCGAAGGTGCCGACCACGGGCGTGCGATCCAACCTCTCGCTGCTCGATCGCCAGCAGGCGTTCGGCTACAGCCAGGAAGACATCGCGATCCTGATGACGCCGATGGCGGCCACGGGGGAGGAAGCCGCGGGCTCGATGGGCAACGACACGCCGATCTCGGCGCTGTCGGACAAGGCCAAGCCGCTGTTCACCTATTTCAAGCAGAACTTCGCCCAGGTCACCAATCCGCCGATCGACCCCATCCGCGAGGAGCTGGTGATGAGCCTCGTCTCGATCATCGGGCCACTGCCGAACCTGTTCGACCTGCAGGGCATGGCCACCACCAAGCGCCTCGAAGTCCGTCAGCCGATCCTGACCGATGCGGACCTGGAAAAGATCCGCTCGATCCCGGAAGTGGCCGAGTCGCACTTCAAGCCGCGCACGCTGGACACCACGTTCCACGCCGGCCTCGGTGCGGCGGGTATGGACCAGGTGCTGGACGAGCTCTGCGCACGCGCGGAAGTCGCCGTGCGCGAAGGTGTCAACATCATCATCCTGTCCGACCGCATGGTCGGCACCGACCGGGTGCCGATCCCCTCGCTGCTGGCCTGCGCCTCCGTGCATCATCATTTGATCCGCACGGGCCTGCGCACCTCGGTTGGCCTCGTCGTCGAATCCGGCGAGCCGCGCGAAGTGCACCACTTCGCTTGCCTTGCCGGCTACGGCGCCGAAGCGATCAATCCTTACCTCGCGTTCGAAACCATCATCGCGATGAAGGACCGCCTGCCCGGCTCGCTCGACGACTACGAGATCGTCAAGCGCTACATCAAGTCGATCGGCAAGGGGCTGCTCAAGGTGATGTCCAAGATGGGCATCTCGACCTACCAGTCCTATTGCGGCGCGCAGATCTTCGACGCGGTCGGCCTCAAGGCGGATTTCGTCGGCAAGTTCTTTGCCGGCACGCATACCCGCGTCGAGGGTGTCGGTCTTGGCGAGATCGCGGAAGAGGCGGTGCGCCGCCATGCCGACGCGTTCGGCGAGGCTCAGGTCTACAAGACCGCGCTCGATGTCGGCGGCGAATATGCCTATCGCAGCCGCGGCGAGGACCATGCCTGGACCGCCGAGTCGGTCGGCCTGCTGCAGCATGCCGCGCGCGGCAATTCGCTGGAGCGCTATCGCGCCTTCGCCAAGATCCTCAACGAACAGTCGGAGCGTCTGCTGACGCTGCGCGGCCTGTTCCGGATCAAGAACGCGGAGGAAGAAAAGCGCAAGCCGGTGCCGCTCGACCAGGTCGAGCCGGCCAAGGACATCGTCAGACGTTTCGCCACCGGCGCGATGAGCTTCGGCTCGATCTCGCGCGAGGCGCACACCACGCTCGCGATCGCCATGAACCGGATCGGCGGCAAGTCGAACACCGGTGAAGGCGGCGAGGAAGCCGACCGCTTCAAGCCGATGCCGAACGGCGATTCCATGCGCTCGGCGATCAAGCAGGTCGCCTCGGGCCGCTTCGGCGTCACCACGGAGTATCTCGTCAACTCCGACATGATGCAGATCAAGATGGCGCAGGGTGCCAAGCCCGGCGAAGGCGGCCAGCTGCCCGGCCACAAGGTCGACGCCACCATCGCCAAGGTCCGGCACTCGACGCCGGGCGTCGGCCTGATCTCGCCGCCGCCGCACCACGACATCTACTCGATCGAGGATCTGGCGCAGCTCATCTACGACCTCAAGAACGTCAACCCGACGGGCGACGTCTCGGTCAAGCTGGTCTCCGAGATCGGCGTCGGCACGGTCGCCGCGGGCGTCGCCAAGGCGCGCGCCGACCATGTCACCATCGCGGGCTTCGAGGGCGGCACCGGCGCTTCGCCGCTGACCTCGATCAAGCACGCCGGCTCGCCGTGGGAGATCGGCCTTGCCGAGACCCATCAGACGCTGGTCCGCGAGCGGCTGCGCAGCCGCATCGTGGTCCAGGTCGACGGCGGCTTCCGCACCGGACGTGACGTCGTGATCGGTGCGCTGCTCGGGGCCGACGAGTTCGGCTTCGCCACCGCGCCCTTGATCGCGGCCGGCTGCATCATGATGCGCAAGTGCCATCTCAACACCTGCCCGGTCGGCGTCGCGACCCAGGACCCCGTCCTGCGCAAGCGCTTCACCGGCCAGCCCGAGCACGTCATCAACTACTTCTTCTTCGTCGCCGAGGAAGTGCGCGAGATCATGGCCTCGCTCGGCTTCCGCACCTTCAACGAGATGGTCGGCCAGGTTCAGCTGCTCGACCAGACCAGGCTGGTCGCGCACTGGAAGGCCAAGGGCCTCGACTTCTCCAAGCTGTTCGTCAAGCAGAAGGAAGAGAAGGGCCAGAAGATCTATCACTCCGAGCGCCAGAACCATCATCTGGAGGCTGTGCTCGACCGCACGCTGATCGAGAAGGCGACGCCTGCGCTCGACCGCGGCGCGCCGGTGAAGATCGAGGCCAAGATCAACAGCACCAACCGCTCTGCCGGCGCGATGTTGTCGGGCGTGGTCGCCAAGATCTACGGCCATGCCGGGCTGCCGCACGACACCATCCATGTCGGCCTCAAGGGCACTGCCGGCCAGGCCTTCGGCGCGTGGCTGGCGCAGGGCGTCACCTTCGAGCTCGAAGGTGAAGCCAACGACTATGTCGGCAAGGGGCTCTCGGGCGGCAAGATCATCGTCAGGCCGCCGGCCAACAGCGGCATCGTGCCGGAAGAGAGCATCATCGTCGGCAACACCGTGATGTACGGCGCCATTCAGGGCGAGTGCTACTTCCGCGGCATCGCCGGCGAACGCTTTGCCGTGCGCAATTCCGGCGCGGTGGCGGTGGTCGAGGGCGCGGGCGACCATTGCTGCGAATACATGACCGGCGGCATCGTGGTCGTGCTCGGCAAGACCGGGCGCAACTTCGCGGCCGGCATGTCCGGCGGCATCGCCTATGTGCTGGACGAGACCGGTGACTTCGACAAGCTGTGCAATCTGTCGATGGTCGAGCTCGAGCCGGTGCTGTCGGAAGAGCTGATCAACGCCGGCACCTACAACCACTCCGGTGACCTCGAGGCGCATGGCCGGGTCGACGTCTTCAAGAACCTGCTCGACTCCGACGTCGAGCGGCTTCACGTCCTGATCTCGCGCCACGCCAAGGCGACCGGCTCCAAGCGCGCCGCCGATATCCTTGCCAACTGGAAGGAATGGCTGCCTAAATTCCGCAAGGTGATGCCGGTCGAGTACCGGCGCGCGCTGCGCGAACTGGCCGCCAACGCGGACGCCGAGCCGAAAATCTAA